The Fimbriimonas ginsengisoli Gsoil 348 genome window below encodes:
- a CDS encoding LegC family aminotransferase, protein MPTMSENRPASTEEFIPLSVPELRGNEWLYLKECLDTGWVSSAGPFVERFERQIAAAVGAAHAVAVVNGSAALQIALQVAGVKPGDLVLCSDITFIASANAIRYANAEPVLIDCEPDYWQIDVNLVRRYLSEECERRDGQVFERARQRRVSAIMPVHILGHAVDLAPIQAIAAEYGLPVVEDAAEALGTVYRGRRIGSHGTRATCFSFNGNKILTTGGGGAIVTDDPAVAARAKYLTTQAKDDPVEYIHSEIGYNYRMPNMLAAFGCAQLEMLDSYVEKKREIAARYAEALGGVKGLSVMPTPPYGESTYWLYTIKIDAEGFGEDWRGVLRRLTELNIQTRPLWEPMHMSKVHRDCRFVGSTISENLYRSCLSLPCSVGLSPSDQDRVIRALVQRK, encoded by the coding sequence ATGCCTACAATGTCTGAGAACCGCCCCGCTTCGACCGAGGAATTCATTCCGCTATCGGTTCCCGAGCTCCGAGGTAACGAATGGCTCTACCTGAAGGAGTGCCTCGATACCGGCTGGGTCTCGTCGGCCGGCCCGTTCGTCGAGCGGTTCGAGCGGCAGATTGCCGCCGCCGTCGGCGCGGCGCACGCCGTTGCCGTCGTCAATGGCTCGGCGGCGTTGCAGATCGCGCTCCAAGTTGCCGGAGTTAAGCCGGGCGACCTCGTTCTCTGCTCCGACATCACCTTCATCGCGAGCGCCAACGCCATCCGCTACGCCAACGCGGAACCGGTGCTCATCGACTGCGAGCCGGATTATTGGCAGATCGACGTGAACCTGGTCCGCCGCTATCTCTCCGAAGAATGCGAGCGACGAGACGGTCAGGTATTCGAGCGAGCCCGCCAGCGACGGGTTTCCGCAATCATGCCGGTTCACATCCTCGGGCACGCGGTGGACCTTGCGCCGATCCAGGCGATCGCGGCCGAGTACGGTCTTCCGGTCGTCGAGGATGCGGCGGAAGCGCTGGGAACGGTCTATCGTGGACGTCGCATCGGCAGCCACGGCACTCGGGCCACCTGCTTCAGTTTCAATGGGAATAAGATCCTGACGACCGGCGGTGGCGGCGCGATCGTGACCGACGATCCCGCGGTGGCGGCACGCGCGAAGTATCTGACGACTCAGGCGAAAGACGATCCGGTGGAGTACATCCACAGCGAAATCGGTTACAACTACCGCATGCCGAACATGCTGGCCGCGTTTGGTTGCGCCCAGTTGGAAATGCTCGATTCTTATGTGGAAAAGAAACGGGAAATCGCGGCGCGCTACGCGGAAGCGCTCGGCGGCGTAAAAGGATTGTCCGTAATGCCGACTCCGCCCTATGGGGAGAGCACTTACTGGCTCTACACAATCAAGATCGACGCGGAGGGATTTGGCGAGGACTGGCGCGGAGTTTTGCGTCGCCTGACCGAGCTCAACATCCAGACCCGGCCGCTTTGGGAGCCGATGCATATGAGCAAGGTCCATCGCGATTGCCGCTTCGTCGGCTCCACGATCTCGGAAAATCTGTATCGAAGCTGTCTTAGTCTTCCCTGCTCCGTCGGGCTATCGCCGAGCGACCAAGACCGCGTCATTCGTGCTCTCGTACAAAGGAAATAG
- a CDS encoding SDR family NAD(P)-dependent oxidoreductase: protein MSWQGRTVLVTGAGGFIGSHLAENLVKAGAKVRAMVHYNFQGSWGWLEESELKNEMEIVAGDIMDRDSVKGAMEGREVVFHLAALIAIPYSYRAPQSYVNTNVTGTLNVVQAARELGTSRILHTSTSEVYGTARIVPIDEEHPLQGQSPYSASKIGADKIAESFYLSFGTPVVTVRPFNTFGPRQSARAVIPTIISQCLSGKVVKLGATSPTRDLNYVQNTVEGFMAAGLADAAIGETINFGSGREISVGELAQLIARLCGREVEIQTEAERLRPDKSEVERLLAANEKAKRLTGWTPGVSLEEGLERTIAWFETNLHRYRPHAYNV, encoded by the coding sequence GTGAGTTGGCAGGGGCGTACGGTACTCGTCACTGGAGCCGGAGGCTTTATCGGAAGCCACCTAGCCGAAAATCTCGTTAAAGCCGGCGCGAAGGTTCGCGCGATGGTCCACTACAACTTTCAAGGAAGTTGGGGCTGGCTCGAAGAGAGCGAGCTGAAGAACGAGATGGAGATCGTCGCGGGCGACATCATGGACCGCGACAGCGTTAAGGGGGCCATGGAAGGACGCGAAGTGGTCTTCCATCTCGCGGCTCTTATCGCGATCCCTTACTCCTATCGGGCTCCTCAGAGTTACGTCAATACCAATGTCACCGGCACCCTGAACGTCGTTCAGGCCGCCCGGGAGCTGGGCACGTCGCGGATTCTGCACACCAGCACCAGCGAAGTTTACGGCACCGCGAGGATCGTTCCAATCGACGAAGAGCACCCGCTGCAAGGACAGTCGCCGTATTCGGCGAGCAAGATCGGCGCCGACAAGATCGCCGAGTCGTTCTATCTGTCGTTCGGCACCCCCGTCGTCACGGTTCGCCCGTTCAACACTTTCGGACCGAGGCAGTCGGCCCGCGCCGTTATCCCCACGATCATTAGCCAATGTCTTTCCGGCAAAGTGGTCAAGCTGGGCGCGACGAGCCCAACCCGCGACCTTAACTACGTTCAGAACACCGTGGAAGGATTCATGGCCGCCGGACTGGCGGACGCCGCAATCGGAGAGACGATCAACTTCGGATCCGGAAGAGAAATCTCGGTTGGGGAACTGGCACAGCTCATCGCACGGTTATGTGGGAGGGAAGTTGAAATCCAGACCGAGGCAGAACGGCTTCGTCCCGATAAGAGCGAAGTCGAACGGTTGTTGGCGGCGAACGAGAAAGCCAAGCGGCTGACCGGCTGGACGCCGGGCGTGAGCCTGGAGGAAGGCCTCGAACGCACCATCGCCTGGTTCGAAACAAATCTACACAGGTACCGACCGCATGCCTACAATGTCTGA
- a CDS encoding nucleotidyltransferase family protein, translated as MDLANFTTTPEDSIRNAMSLINRNAKGISIVVDDKRKVIDTITDGDIRRAILAGCSLESTVGDLLGTKQSHKPVTALASRDPEDLLETMKETSVRQLPLVDSEGRLVEVVTMEELVDRGPLGVQAVIMAGGFGTRLYPLTEQTPKSMLPVGDRPLMEHVIQSLRSAGIRQMSITTHYLAEKIIDHFGDGSQFGVNIRYCREETPLGTAGALSLLGRPADPTLVLNGDILTNVNYRSLAKFHKGHQADMTVCVRQYDHQVPYGVIQSEGEFIKGITEKPRYTFFVNAGIYLLEPHLYDRIPSGSRFDMPQLVESVIADGGRVVSFPIIEYWLDIGQTADYDRAQVDMKSGEFLS; from the coding sequence ATGGATCTCGCTAACTTCACCACCACCCCCGAGGACAGTATCCGCAATGCGATGTCCCTCATCAACCGGAACGCAAAAGGGATTTCGATCGTCGTCGACGACAAAAGGAAAGTGATCGACACGATCACCGACGGCGACATCCGCCGCGCCATCCTCGCCGGTTGCAGCCTCGAAAGCACCGTCGGCGACCTCCTGGGCACGAAGCAATCGCATAAGCCGGTGACCGCGCTCGCGTCTCGCGACCCGGAAGACCTGCTCGAAACCATGAAGGAGACGAGCGTCCGGCAGCTTCCCCTCGTCGACTCCGAAGGACGGCTCGTCGAGGTCGTGACGATGGAAGAGCTCGTGGACCGAGGTCCGCTCGGCGTCCAAGCGGTGATCATGGCCGGAGGTTTCGGCACGCGCCTCTATCCCCTAACGGAGCAAACTCCGAAGTCGATGCTGCCCGTGGGAGATCGGCCGCTGATGGAGCACGTGATCCAGAGCCTCCGAAGCGCCGGAATCCGGCAGATGAGCATCACCACCCATTACTTGGCCGAGAAAATCATCGACCACTTCGGCGACGGCAGCCAGTTCGGCGTGAACATTAGATACTGCCGCGAGGAAACTCCGCTCGGTACCGCCGGCGCGTTGAGTCTCTTGGGACGCCCTGCGGATCCCACGCTCGTGCTGAACGGCGACATTCTTACCAACGTCAACTACCGCTCCCTCGCCAAGTTCCACAAAGGGCATCAGGCGGACATGACCGTCTGCGTCCGCCAGTACGATCACCAGGTCCCTTACGGAGTGATCCAATCGGAAGGCGAGTTCATCAAGGGGATCACCGAGAAACCGCGTTACACCTTCTTCGTCAACGCGGGTATCTATCTGCTAGAGCCGCACCTTTATGACCGTATCCCTTCTGGATCACGGTTCGACATGCCCCAACTGGTAGAATCGGTCATCGCGGATGGGGGGAGGGTCGTCAGCTTTCCGATCATCGAGTACTGGCTCGATATTGGACAGACTGCGGACTATGACCGCGCACAGGTTGATATGAAGAGCGGAGAGTTCCTTTCGTGA
- a CDS encoding acetyltransferase, with protein sequence MRPVVLLGAGGHAKVVVAACLAQGVPVLALVSDDPKSHGTTVMGIEVVEEGDLIARFPEAAFAIAIGNNRVRKQISERLDLPWATIMHPSVIVEPGAAIGEGTVVLAGAIVQPDAIIGRHVILNTGCSVDHDARVGDFSHVAPRAALAGGVILGEGVLFGCGACTTPYIEVGDWASIGAGAAVVDKIAMGTTAVGVPARPLERYNGR encoded by the coding sequence GTGAGACCCGTCGTTCTTTTGGGCGCCGGCGGCCATGCCAAGGTCGTCGTTGCCGCCTGTCTTGCCCAAGGCGTCCCGGTTCTCGCCCTCGTATCCGACGATCCGAAATCCCATGGTACGACCGTCATGGGGATCGAGGTGGTGGAAGAGGGAGACCTCATCGCTCGCTTCCCGGAAGCCGCGTTCGCCATCGCGATCGGGAACAACCGGGTCCGAAAGCAGATTTCGGAGCGCCTTGATCTCCCTTGGGCCACGATCATGCACCCGTCCGTCATCGTGGAGCCGGGCGCCGCGATCGGCGAGGGCACCGTCGTTCTGGCGGGAGCGATCGTCCAGCCCGACGCAATTATCGGGCGGCACGTCATCTTGAACACCGGATGCAGCGTCGATCACGACGCTCGCGTAGGGGATTTTTCCCATGTCGCGCCCCGAGCCGCCCTCGCCGGCGGTGTCATCCTCGGCGAAGGCGTACTCTTCGGTTGCGGCGCCTGCACCACCCCTTATATAGAGGTGGGAGATTGGGCTTCCATCGGCGCCGGAGCCGCCGTGGTCGACAAGATCGCGATGGGCACTACGGCGGTCGGCGTCCCCGCGCGACCGCTGGAACGATACAATGGCCGATGA
- a CDS encoding DUF4397 domain-containing protein, whose product MRKLASLGVAALFALVLVGCGGSGSTTLGARNPRVRVMDSLDNPTNVKIAVNHQVLANNSQYGFATGYTVIDNGNQTVQFSNADTGASLVDTTELFELDNYYTVIGYNTAGGPREITLSDIPNTGIASGHAMVRVVNVATQNVDVYITAPGANLNTSTPTVTNDNIGDAAQAYTDETIGTYEVRVTQAGTKNVLASNTFAFQDRLAQTIVFGVNNGTYTLSLLAARPI is encoded by the coding sequence ATGCGCAAACTTGCTTCCCTTGGCGTTGCCGCCCTTTTCGCTCTGGTTCTGGTTGGATGTGGAGGCTCAGGCTCCACAACCCTCGGAGCTCGAAATCCTCGCGTTCGGGTGATGGACTCGCTCGACAACCCCACCAACGTGAAGATTGCGGTTAACCACCAGGTACTCGCGAATAATTCTCAATACGGTTTCGCGACCGGTTACACCGTGATTGACAACGGGAACCAGACCGTCCAATTCAGCAACGCCGACACCGGCGCCTCATTGGTCGACACCACCGAGCTATTCGAGCTCGACAACTACTACACCGTTATCGGATACAACACCGCCGGCGGCCCGCGCGAGATAACCCTCTCCGATATCCCGAACACCGGCATCGCCTCTGGCCACGCCATGGTTCGAGTAGTAAACGTAGCAACCCAAAACGTCGACGTTTACATCACGGCACCGGGAGCGAATCTCAACACCTCCACTCCGACCGTGACGAACGATAACATCGGAGACGCCGCTCAGGCGTACACCGACGAGACCATCGGTACCTACGAAGTGCGCGTCACCCAAGCCGGCACCAAGAACGTTTTGGCTTCCAACACATTCGCGTTCCAGGATCGGCTTGCCCAAACCATCGTGTTTGGCGTCAACAACGGAACGTACACCCTGTCTCTGCTGGCGGCCCGGCCGATCTAA
- a CDS encoding polysaccharide biosynthesis protein, translated as MAILGTSVLTTLLLFWRGMYSIDPRYLGLHDFLNISGVCFALAIPTSYMERIYHVTDRSNGVLLVPVLFALMSAGALTGLRVMRRALAWRPRTKEDEGQVRPRRTLIVGAGDAGETIVRELSRGRHASHQIVGFVDDSMEKQSLRIHGISVLGTVADIPSIAEHYRVDEILIAMPTATGSDIRRVYDSCSKTLARVRTLPGLTNLINGDRLAKHLRDIDIEDLLRREPVSTNMEEISRYLRGEHVLITGGGGSIGSELARQVARMSPASLILVGKGENSIYDIEQELLQTTQLVPITVIADVRDKVSIQRIFDQYRPTVVFHAAAHKHVPLMQKNPAEAIQNNILGTLNTAELSVTYGVRKFILISTDKAVNPSSVMGATKRVCEMVVCGMGQASETQFSAVRFGNVLGSRGSLIPLLKAQIRRGGPVTVTHKDMTRFFMTIPEAVSLVTQAGAIGDSGEIFILDMGEPMKIEELALELIRMHGLVPGDDIEVRYTGVRPGEKMHEELLYAQEDLKPTSHPKIRMVADHPRVDMRVLRRDIDTLVRFCQDKNDDGARQFLMELAWGKYNISILESSVDESTQHYAK; from the coding sequence ATGGCAATCTTGGGCACCTCCGTCCTGACGACGCTGCTGCTCTTCTGGCGCGGGATGTATTCCATCGACCCTCGGTATCTGGGGCTCCACGACTTTTTGAACATCTCCGGGGTTTGCTTCGCGCTTGCGATTCCGACCTCTTATATGGAGCGGATCTACCACGTTACGGATAGAAGCAACGGCGTGCTGCTGGTTCCGGTGCTGTTCGCGCTGATGTCGGCGGGCGCCCTCACCGGCTTGCGGGTCATGCGACGAGCCCTCGCCTGGCGCCCTCGCACGAAGGAAGACGAAGGGCAGGTAAGGCCGCGGCGAACGCTTATCGTGGGAGCTGGCGATGCCGGAGAGACGATCGTTCGGGAATTGAGCCGGGGGCGGCATGCCTCGCACCAGATCGTGGGGTTCGTCGACGACTCGATGGAGAAGCAGTCGCTGCGAATCCACGGCATCTCGGTGCTGGGAACGGTCGCCGACATTCCTTCCATCGCAGAGCATTACCGCGTGGACGAGATTCTGATCGCCATGCCGACGGCCACCGGGTCGGACATCCGAAGGGTTTACGATAGCTGCAGCAAGACGCTTGCCCGGGTTCGAACTCTGCCCGGCCTGACGAACCTTATTAATGGCGACCGGCTTGCCAAGCACCTTCGCGATATCGACATCGAGGATCTTCTCCGGCGAGAGCCGGTGAGCACCAATATGGAGGAGATCTCCCGCTACCTGCGGGGAGAGCACGTCCTCATTACGGGTGGCGGCGGATCCATCGGAAGCGAGCTGGCCCGGCAGGTGGCCCGGATGTCGCCAGCCAGCCTTATCCTTGTCGGAAAGGGTGAGAACTCGATCTACGACATCGAGCAAGAGCTGCTGCAGACGACGCAACTCGTGCCGATCACGGTCATCGCCGACGTACGCGACAAAGTTTCGATCCAACGGATCTTCGACCAGTATCGTCCCACGGTCGTCTTCCACGCGGCGGCGCACAAGCATGTGCCGCTGATGCAGAAGAACCCGGCGGAGGCGATCCAGAACAATATCCTTGGGACGCTCAACACCGCCGAGCTATCCGTTACGTATGGAGTTCGCAAGTTCATCCTTATCTCGACGGACAAGGCGGTCAACCCCTCCAGCGTGATGGGGGCGACGAAGCGGGTCTGCGAGATGGTGGTGTGCGGAATGGGGCAGGCCTCGGAGACGCAGTTCTCCGCCGTGCGGTTTGGAAACGTGCTCGGAAGCCGCGGAAGCCTGATCCCGCTCCTGAAGGCCCAGATTCGCCGAGGGGGCCCGGTCACCGTCACTCACAAGGATATGACCCGGTTCTTTATGACGATCCCCGAGGCGGTCTCGCTGGTAACGCAGGCGGGCGCCATCGGCGATAGCGGCGAGATCTTTATCCTCGACATGGGCGAGCCGATGAAGATCGAAGAGCTGGCGCTCGAGCTGATCCGGATGCACGGCCTCGTGCCGGGCGACGACATCGAGGTGCGATACACGGGCGTGCGGCCGGGTGAGAAGATGCACGAGGAACTCCTGTACGCTCAGGAGGACCTCAAGCCGACCAGCCATCCCAAGATTCGAATGGTCGCAGACCATCCGCGCGTCGATATGAGGGTGCTGCGCCGGGATATCGACACGCTGGTGCGATTCTGTCAGGACAAGAACGACGACGGTGCGCGGCAGTTCCTGATGGAGCTGGCGTGGGGCAAGTACAACATCTCGATCCTCGAATCCTCGGTGGACGAATCGACTCAGCACTACGCCAAATAA
- a CDS encoding glycosyltransferase yields MNLQARDLLIILRDVFAGMTWVVSVIYFLSGSQDLVYDIGAYWLRFWRLYSYRRQPRLSLERLRARDQQRIAVMVPAWNEGEVVASMVDNIIKRVEYENYSIFVGTYPNDPATQACVDRLAKEYPQINKVVTLRPGPTTKADCLHNVLKTIRAHEEAYGVNFDIILMHDAEDWVHPQSFLLHNYLIPQVDVVQLPILPLPTKWNKWVHWIYADEFSENHLKDVPVREKISGFVPYAGTGTGFSRKVIDFLSDEHGGHVFNESSMTEDYSMSKKIREAGLRSVFVTVVLEDDKSPWWTPLCKRPMFISNWSYFPMDWTRSVRQKSRWIIGISLQEWEQSGWEGNWLMKENFVKDRKVFVAASASFLGYFILLYFVLYAMGQAGWIPFRLLSILVPGTALAHLVAFCSFFMILRVTQRITWVSLTYGLGPGILSVPRLIIGNILNGLATFRALKVFADSRSGKAAVRWDNTQHLEGVGGLHGEDVKRDTSASDEHPLEEVLAGLASEDPLEMVKAMRHVPASIGELERAEVVAYLRGQVSSNELRVRAALAQTLGRLQWPEVTPTLFRLLNDPDSVVRLNAARALLQRPKVGALLEQAFTAAGPKTIDALIRVLEQDRRRQREVFDLVDREGLAVTKATIMVESPILRKRYATYLEEMAGDPSNANQA; encoded by the coding sequence GTGAACCTCCAAGCCCGCGACCTGCTCATCATCTTGCGCGATGTGTTCGCGGGGATGACCTGGGTCGTCTCGGTCATCTATTTCCTCAGCGGGTCTCAAGACCTGGTTTACGACATCGGAGCTTACTGGCTCCGTTTTTGGAGGCTGTACAGCTACCGGCGTCAGCCGCGACTCTCGCTGGAGCGATTGCGTGCCCGCGACCAGCAGCGGATCGCCGTAATGGTCCCTGCATGGAACGAGGGCGAGGTCGTCGCCAGCATGGTCGACAACATCATCAAGCGGGTCGAATACGAGAATTATTCGATCTTCGTGGGAACGTATCCGAACGACCCAGCCACTCAGGCTTGCGTGGACCGCCTCGCCAAAGAGTATCCGCAGATCAATAAGGTCGTCACCCTCCGCCCCGGCCCCACCACCAAGGCGGACTGCCTTCATAACGTGCTCAAGACGATCCGAGCCCACGAGGAGGCATACGGCGTCAACTTCGACATCATCCTGATGCACGATGCCGAGGACTGGGTTCATCCGCAATCGTTTCTCCTACACAACTATCTCATTCCTCAGGTCGACGTGGTGCAGCTTCCGATCTTGCCCCTCCCCACAAAGTGGAATAAGTGGGTGCACTGGATCTACGCGGATGAATTCAGCGAGAACCATCTGAAAGATGTCCCGGTGCGGGAGAAGATCTCCGGATTCGTCCCTTACGCGGGAACCGGCACCGGCTTCTCTCGGAAGGTGATCGACTTCCTCTCCGACGAGCACGGAGGGCACGTCTTCAACGAATCTTCGATGACGGAGGACTACTCCATGTCCAAGAAGATCCGGGAAGCCGGCCTGCGCTCCGTCTTCGTGACGGTGGTGCTGGAAGACGATAAATCGCCCTGGTGGACCCCGCTTTGTAAGCGACCGATGTTCATCTCCAACTGGTCGTACTTCCCCATGGACTGGACCCGCTCTGTCCGGCAAAAGTCGCGCTGGATCATCGGAATCTCTCTGCAAGAATGGGAGCAATCCGGGTGGGAGGGAAATTGGTTGATGAAGGAGAACTTCGTCAAGGACCGGAAAGTTTTCGTCGCCGCGAGCGCCTCGTTCCTCGGCTATTTCATCCTTCTCTACTTCGTCCTGTACGCGATGGGACAGGCCGGATGGATTCCGTTCAGGCTGCTGTCGATTCTGGTCCCCGGCACCGCCCTCGCCCACCTGGTGGCGTTCTGCAGCTTCTTTATGATCCTTCGCGTTACCCAGCGCATCACGTGGGTGAGCCTCACGTACGGCCTCGGGCCAGGCATCCTCTCGGTACCCCGCCTAATCATCGGCAACATTCTCAATGGACTCGCCACCTTCCGAGCCCTCAAGGTATTCGCCGACTCGAGAAGCGGAAAAGCCGCCGTGCGCTGGGACAACACTCAGCACCTCGAGGGGGTTGGCGGACTTCACGGGGAAGACGTCAAGCGAGACACTTCCGCCTCCGACGAACATCCGCTCGAAGAGGTACTGGCCGGCCTGGCCTCGGAAGATCCGCTTGAGATGGTGAAGGCGATGAGGCACGTCCCGGCCTCCATTGGAGAGCTCGAACGGGCCGAAGTCGTGGCGTATTTACGGGGGCAGGTTTCCAGCAACGAGCTACGCGTGCGGGCGGCGTTGGCCCAAACCCTGGGACGGCTTCAGTGGCCTGAGGTCACGCCGACGCTGTTCCGCCTGCTAAACGATCCCGATTCGGTGGTTCGGCTCAACGCCGCCCGGGCGCTGCTGCAGCGCCCGAAGGTCGGGGCTCTCCTGGAGCAAGCGTTCACCGCGGCCGGACCAAAAACGATCGACGCGCTCATCCGGGTCTTGGAGCAAGACCGACGCCGTCAAAGAGAGGTCTTCGACCTCGTCGACCGCGAAGGCCTTGCCGTCACGAAGGCAACGATCATGGTCGAGTCCCCGATCCTGCGCAAGCGATACGCGACTTACCTGGAAGAAATGGCCGGCGACCCGTCAAACGCGAACCAAGCTTAA